A window from Leptospira wolffii serovar Khorat str. Khorat-H2 encodes these proteins:
- a CDS encoding helix-turn-helix domain-containing protein has protein sequence MTQTPYRIKTVSEFHQLRGLPKPEHPLISVVDYELIRHSPEFNATSWTLDFYSISLKRNSAAKMKYGQQEYDFDDGILFFMAPGQVFRVEINGEPRPEHSGWILLIHPDFIWNTGLAKNIRKYEFFDYSVNEALFLSEKEETALNQIVGNIRQEYHSNIDSFSQNIIISHIETLLNYAERFYHRQFITRKISNHKILALLEEALAGYFREGDLKQKGLPSVQYVADILGVSPNYLSGLLKVLTGQSTQQHIHDKLIEKAKEKLSTTDLPVTAIAYELGFEHSQSFSKLFKSKTNLSPQEFRRSFH, from the coding sequence GTGACACAAACTCCGTATAGAATAAAGACCGTCAGCGAATTCCACCAGCTTCGGGGTTTGCCGAAGCCGGAACATCCTTTGATCAGCGTGGTGGATTACGAATTGATTCGGCATTCTCCCGAATTCAATGCAACAAGCTGGACTCTCGATTTCTATTCTATTTCGCTGAAAAGAAACTCCGCTGCAAAAATGAAATACGGACAACAGGAATACGATTTCGACGACGGTATCCTTTTCTTCATGGCTCCGGGGCAGGTATTTCGGGTCGAAATCAACGGCGAACCTAGGCCGGAACATTCGGGTTGGATCCTGCTCATCCATCCGGACTTTATATGGAATACCGGTTTGGCCAAGAATATTAGGAAATATGAATTTTTCGATTATTCCGTGAACGAGGCTCTATTTCTATCCGAAAAGGAAGAGACCGCTTTGAACCAAATCGTAGGGAATATTCGTCAGGAATACCATTCCAATATCGATTCCTTCAGCCAAAATATCATCATCTCTCATATCGAGACCCTCCTCAATTACGCCGAGAGATTCTATCATCGGCAATTCATTACGAGAAAGATCTCGAATCATAAGATCCTGGCCCTATTGGAGGAAGCATTGGCCGGTTATTTTCGAGAAGGTGATTTAAAGCAAAAAGGATTGCCTTCGGTGCAATACGTAGCGGATATTCTGGGCGTTTCTCCGAACTATCTGAGCGGACTCTTGAAAGTTTTGACCGGACAAAGCACTCAACAACATATCCACGACAAGTTGATCGAAAAAGCGAAAGAGAAATTGTCCACGACCGATTTGCCGGTAACCGCGATCGCTTACGAATTGGGCTTCGAGCATTCCCAGTCCTTCAGCAAATTATTCAAGAGTAAAACGAATCTTTCCCCTCAGGAGTTTCGGCGTTCGTTTCATTGA
- a CDS encoding M48 family metallopeptidase produces MDSSIKLGEIVIHVTRKDVKNVHLSVYPPNGSVRIAAPSRMTLDTIRLFALAKLSWIKKQQRKFLEQERETKREFLERESHYIWGKRKLLKIVENAESDLIENHPRQIVINTRPTTSDHKKEILLEAWYREELRRESLPLVAKWERLIGVSVKDIYIQRMKTKWGSCNHRKQSIRLNTELVKKPRECLEYILVHEMIHILEPSHNKHFRVLMDQHMPQWKHYRVLLNSLPVRHENWYY; encoded by the coding sequence ATGGATTCCAGTATTAAATTAGGCGAAATAGTAATTCATGTGACCCGAAAGGATGTTAAAAATGTCCATCTGAGCGTTTATCCTCCGAACGGCTCCGTACGTATAGCGGCTCCAAGTCGAATGACTCTCGATACAATTCGCCTTTTTGCCCTAGCCAAACTCTCTTGGATTAAGAAGCAGCAGCGAAAATTTCTCGAGCAAGAGAGAGAAACAAAACGGGAATTTTTGGAAAGAGAGAGCCATTATATCTGGGGGAAGCGAAAACTACTTAAGATCGTTGAAAATGCAGAAAGTGATCTAATAGAAAATCATCCTCGACAAATTGTCATAAATACTCGCCCTACAACAAGTGATCACAAAAAAGAAATTCTTCTGGAAGCCTGGTATCGTGAAGAGCTGCGTCGAGAATCTCTGCCACTGGTCGCAAAATGGGAGCGATTAATTGGGGTAAGTGTAAAGGATATCTATATCCAAAGAATGAAGACGAAATGGGGAAGTTGCAATCATAGAAAACAGTCGATTCGTCTAAATACCGAGCTCGTAAAAAAGCCACGAGAATGTTTGGAATATATCTTAGTCCACGAGATGATTCATATCCTTGAGCCTAGCCATAATAAACACTTTCGAGTGCTAATGGATCAGCATATGCCGCAATGGAAACATTATCGAGTTCTACTGAATAGTTTGCCTGTTCGCCATGAGAACTGGTACTATTGA
- a CDS encoding NmrA family NAD(P)-binding protein translates to MKIIITGSLGHISRPLTETLVHKGHSVTVVSSKQERKKEIEALGAIPAIGRMEDAEFLTNIFQGADIVYAMEAVGYENFFDPNFDLTEAAIRIATNYKKAIQSSGVKKLIHLSSIGAHTDSGNGILAFHYEAEKILSALPEDVNIKFMRPVGFYYNMFAFLQTIKAQGKIISNYGGDEREPWVSTLDIAEAIAEEIESPFHGRSIRYIASDEVSPNELAEILGGAIGKPDLKWLVISDQESLDGMVRAGMNPKTARGYMEMNAARRGGALYRDYFRNRPILGKTKLKDFAKDFAYAYNRLD, encoded by the coding sequence ATGAAGATCATTATTACGGGTTCGCTCGGACATATCAGTAGACCGTTGACGGAAACCTTAGTTCATAAGGGACATTCCGTTACTGTCGTCAGCAGCAAACAAGAAAGGAAAAAGGAAATAGAAGCTCTGGGGGCCATTCCTGCGATCGGTAGAATGGAAGACGCGGAATTCTTAACGAATATCTTCCAAGGCGCGGATATCGTTTACGCTATGGAAGCGGTCGGTTACGAGAATTTCTTCGATCCGAATTTCGATCTTACGGAGGCAGCGATTCGGATTGCGACCAATTACAAAAAAGCGATCCAGAGTTCCGGCGTAAAGAAGCTGATTCATTTGAGTAGCATCGGTGCTCATACGGACTCAGGCAATGGGATTCTTGCCTTCCATTATGAGGCGGAGAAAATTCTGAGCGCCCTGCCCGAGGACGTAAATATCAAATTTATGCGCCCTGTAGGGTTTTACTATAATATGTTCGCGTTCCTGCAAACCATCAAGGCCCAAGGTAAAATCATCTCCAATTACGGGGGAGACGAGAGAGAGCCTTGGGTATCGACCTTGGACATAGCCGAGGCGATCGCGGAAGAGATCGAAAGCCCGTTTCATGGGAGAAGCATCCGCTATATCGCAAGCGACGAGGTCTCGCCGAACGAATTGGCTGAGATTTTGGGAGGGGCCATCGGAAAGCCGGATCTGAAATGGCTGGTCATCTCCGATCAGGAGTCCTTGGATGGTATGGTGCGAGCAGGAATGAATCCTAAAACGGCCAGAGGTTATATGGAAATGAACGCTGCCAGGAGAGGGGGCGCATTATATCGGGATTATTTCCGCAATCGTCCTATACTTGGAAAGACTAAGCTGAAAGACTTTGCCAAAGATTTCGCTTACGCATACAATCGCTTGGATTAG